A genomic region of Pelodiscus sinensis isolate JC-2024 chromosome 1, ASM4963464v1, whole genome shotgun sequence contains the following coding sequences:
- the CCDC136 gene encoding coiled-coil domain-containing protein 136 isoform X1, with translation MAQQPGRREERTGEADALMEEEEDVGDEGSVEEDEKELGLTEQEMEELRAQVLQLLEELEETRELAVKHEDDSLELQGLLEDERLASARQAEIFTKQIQRLQAQMRTLKDEFSTLQESKESELEQVERELREANEEIHSLRLEAEEMGAIHENEIAALQEQLCRLQAELQRIQQVRNEYETEITTLRAEIKMKDGSRAEGHSDEVAKLQEELLSLRDRYRDLSEEYQTLQEGNKVLVHQLENLEAQRYRARSRSEESHKSTDSDVAHLPVRRTLSPRRGSPRLSGSVSFKTEDDIKTIRAPTRKEPPSQEEESDSELSLRFQIQSQEEKVHLAQSKCDSMQSELQELQRQYQAIQRERQQLQEELRQCRAEIQRLKGCSPADGRVPAGGLKPIILFAAIAAALLLYPCLKRSCTRSMPA, from the exons ATGGCGCAGCAGCCGGGCCGGAGGGAGGAGCGCACAG GTGAGGCGGATGCCctgatggaggaagaggaggacgtgGGGGACGAGGGCTCCGTGGAGGAGGACGAGAAGGAGCTGGGCCTGACAGAGCAGGAGATGGAAGAGCTGagggcccaggtgctgcagctgctggaggagctggaggagaccCGGGAGCTGGCCGTGAAACACGAGGACGACTCGCTGGAGCTGCAGG gcttGTTGGAGGACGAGCGTCTGGCCAGCGCCCGGCAGGCTGAGATCTTCACCAAACAGATCCAGAGGCTGCAAG CTCAGATGCGCACGCTGAAGGACGAGTTCAGCACCCTGCAGGAGTCGAAGGAGTCGGAGCTGGAGCAGGTGGAgcgggagctgcgggaggccaACGAGGAGATCCACAGCCTGCGGCTGGAGGCGGAGGAGATGGGGGCCATCCACGAGAACGAGATCGCCGCgctgcaggagcagctgtgcCGGCTGCAGGCCGAGCTGCAGCGCATCCAGCAGGTGCGCAACGAGTACGAGACGGAGATCACCACGCTGCGCGCCGAGATCAAGATGAAGGACGGCAGCCGGGCTGAGGGCCACTCTGACGAGGTGGCCAAGCTCCAAG AGGAGCTGCTGTCCCTGCGGGACCGGTACCGGGACTTGTCGGAGGAGTACCAGACCCTGCAGGAGGGCAACAAGGTCCTGGTGCACCAGCTGGAGAACCTGGAGGCCCAGCGATACAG AGCCAGGAGCAGGTCGGAAGAGTCTCACAAGTCGACGGATTCGGACGTGGCCCATCTCCCGGTGCGCCGGACCCTGTCTCCCCGGCGCGGCAGCCCCCGCCTGAGCGGCAGCGTCTCCTTCAAGACCGAGGACGACATCAAAACCATCCGAGCCCCCACCCGCAAGGAGCCCCCGAGTCAGGAGGAGGAGTCCGATTCCGAGCTCAGCCTGCGCTTCCAGATCCAGAGCCAGGAGGAGAAGGTGCACCTGGCCCAGAGCAAG TGCGACAGCATGCAGAGcgagctgcaggagctgcagcggCAGTACCAGGCCATCCAGcgggagcggcagcagctgcaggaggagctgaGGCAGTGCCGGGCGGAAATCCAGAGACTCAAAGGCTGCAGCCCCGCCGACGGCCGG
- the CCDC136 gene encoding coiled-coil domain-containing protein 136 isoform X2, which translates to MAQQPGRREERTGEADALMEEEEDVGDEGSVEEDEKELGLTEQEMEELRAQVLQLLEELEETRELAVKHEDDSLELQGLLEDERLASARQAEIFTKQIQRLQAQMRTLKDEFSTLQESKESELEQVERELREANEEIHSLRLEAEEMGAIHENEIAALQEQLCRLQAELQRIQQVRNEYETEITTLRAEIKMKDGSRAEGHSDEVAKLQEELLSLRDRYRDLSEEYQTLQEGNKVLVHQLENLEAQRYRARSRSEESHKSTDSDVAHLPVRRTLSPRRGSPRLSGSVSFKTEDDIKTIRAPTRKEPPSQEEESDSELSLRFQIQSQEEKVHLAQSKCDSMQSELQELQRQYQAIQRERQQLQEELRQCRAEIQRLKGCSPADGRSRPAPEISLPLIGLVVIVALLWCWWAETAS; encoded by the exons ATGGCGCAGCAGCCGGGCCGGAGGGAGGAGCGCACAG GTGAGGCGGATGCCctgatggaggaagaggaggacgtgGGGGACGAGGGCTCCGTGGAGGAGGACGAGAAGGAGCTGGGCCTGACAGAGCAGGAGATGGAAGAGCTGagggcccaggtgctgcagctgctggaggagctggaggagaccCGGGAGCTGGCCGTGAAACACGAGGACGACTCGCTGGAGCTGCAGG gcttGTTGGAGGACGAGCGTCTGGCCAGCGCCCGGCAGGCTGAGATCTTCACCAAACAGATCCAGAGGCTGCAAG CTCAGATGCGCACGCTGAAGGACGAGTTCAGCACCCTGCAGGAGTCGAAGGAGTCGGAGCTGGAGCAGGTGGAgcgggagctgcgggaggccaACGAGGAGATCCACAGCCTGCGGCTGGAGGCGGAGGAGATGGGGGCCATCCACGAGAACGAGATCGCCGCgctgcaggagcagctgtgcCGGCTGCAGGCCGAGCTGCAGCGCATCCAGCAGGTGCGCAACGAGTACGAGACGGAGATCACCACGCTGCGCGCCGAGATCAAGATGAAGGACGGCAGCCGGGCTGAGGGCCACTCTGACGAGGTGGCCAAGCTCCAAG AGGAGCTGCTGTCCCTGCGGGACCGGTACCGGGACTTGTCGGAGGAGTACCAGACCCTGCAGGAGGGCAACAAGGTCCTGGTGCACCAGCTGGAGAACCTGGAGGCCCAGCGATACAG AGCCAGGAGCAGGTCGGAAGAGTCTCACAAGTCGACGGATTCGGACGTGGCCCATCTCCCGGTGCGCCGGACCCTGTCTCCCCGGCGCGGCAGCCCCCGCCTGAGCGGCAGCGTCTCCTTCAAGACCGAGGACGACATCAAAACCATCCGAGCCCCCACCCGCAAGGAGCCCCCGAGTCAGGAGGAGGAGTCCGATTCCGAGCTCAGCCTGCGCTTCCAGATCCAGAGCCAGGAGGAGAAGGTGCACCTGGCCCAGAGCAAG TGCGACAGCATGCAGAGcgagctgcaggagctgcagcggCAGTACCAGGCCATCCAGcgggagcggcagcagctgcaggaggagctgaGGCAGTGCCGGGCGGAAATCCAGAGACTCAAAGGCTGCAGCCCCGCCGACGGCCGG